CTTCTCCGGTTGTATGTCACCTTCATGTGTCCCAGTAGACGAACAATACACACGAATAAAAAGTGGTAGACGAGGGAGTAGTGATCGACAAAGACGAAAGTGGAagaaattgatgcacaaagttgttgaagaaagcAAGAGAAGCATATATGGATCTTCTAAGCCTTTGGTGTTTCGTTATGATGCTGTTAGTTATTCACAGAATTTCGATGATGGTAATCAtcgtgatgatgatgatttgtacACTACGTACTTATGGACGTAGATACTCGATCTCAAGTTTTACGtaaatcattaatgttaaaagcACAATGTACCTTGTAACTTTGgcaattaaattttgtttttcattcaaTTCAATCAATCAATATCTACAACACAATTAATGTTGTGCATTAATGCCgtcaaatatatgaatggatatTCGTAAAAATATCACATACTCTAAAAAATTACCCAAACTTTACCCGTCTAAAAAATTAATACCTTGGCTCGAAATACATATCTTGGTTGAATACCCATAGTCTTTGTCCACGTCGTCATTAGCTAGCCCTGTAAAATGTTgatttcaaatataaaaataaaattttattattttagaacTAGCAAAAATTACTTTGAAAAAGATGCGAGTTTTGATGGAAGTCATACTATACCCAAAAGATTGCGATTGTTGATGTTACAACCACTTTCTAGTTTCCCGACAGTACCAGCCTCTGCCTCTCTAGTCTCCATGTTTACAAAATCTAGTCttttacatcatcatcatctcctgATCATTTTAAGTCTTAATACGTAAATAAGCTAATTAAGCCATGgaatttttatcattattagaGCTTTCTCCCACTCCTAAGTTAGCCAATGCCCTGTTTCAATGACTCCACCCTCTATCTCGTTAGTGGTTGTTTCCAAATGTTTTAACTGAttgaatgagtttttttttgaaaagtgaaaTTCTATTGATAACTCACCCCGGCGAAACGCCGACagtatatatgtacaaatatttacatgaACTTGAAAGAGCACCAATCGGTCCAAGACACCCTATTGTTTTTAGATCTATTACAAAACCACAAATACTCCATTGACTTGATGTTGTGCATGATAGTCTTCTCATTTCCGCTTCCGTTGTTGAACTTGATCTCACACCTTGTCTTCCAAATGAACCAGCAACTCATCATGATGATACCTTTTATAACCACTCTTTCAATGTCGTTCTTCCTTTGATGTTCGTGATACAATAAGAGGTCCTTGACGTCGAAGATAAAGAAAGGGGACGATTTGCGCCAGTCTTGTACCCACTGTTAGATTTTGGTCGCCAAGATACACTTGCAAAAAACATGCTCCTCAGTCTCCACCTCCTCCCCACAAAAGACACACATAGGATCAGGGATGTGGCAGTTACGGACTTGTAAAGCTTCAGACGTAGGGATTCTATTCATAGCCGCCCTCCATAAGAAGACATTACATTTCCTTGGAATCCATTTGCACCATTCAAAAACAAACCTGCCGCTAAAATCCTGGCCACTGTTAATGAAGTCTTTCACGCTTCTAACCGTCATGACTTTATCTTTACTACCCGACCAAACCCATCTGTCCACTCTAGTACCCATGACCACCCCTTCCATCATTCTCTCAAGGCTGACCAGTTCTCCCTTTTCCTCGTTGTTGGATGGTTTTTTGATCCAATCCTAATTTATACAGTTACTGCCCGATCCCCCGACTACCTTGTCAGCCACCATAGCCTTCTTGTTCTTTTCAAGCTTAAATAAAAGAGGATATTTATGTCTAAGCGGTTCTTCACCTATCCAATTATCCAACCAGAAACTAATATCGTGCCCATTGCCCACGACACCTTTAAGTAAACAGTTAATTCCTTTTCCAACCACCTTAACCGACTCAAAGCATTTGACAATATTATTCCAAGTGCCTGGTAAGTACTTATTCACCTTGACATGAAGCCAACCCCTCTTTGTATCGTGAATTGAGTCGATAACCCTTCTCCATAAGCTGTTAGGTTCATTTTTAAACCTCCACAACCATTTTGAAAGAAGTGCGACATTAGTGTCCCTAAGTTTGCTGAGCCCAAGACCACCCATATCAACAGGTGAAGCGACTCTGTCCCATGCCACCCAATGAATTTTCTGACCATCACTCGAACTACCCCAAAGAAACCTTCTAATTCGAACCTCTAAACATTCGATAACCTTCTGAGGAGCTTTATACAGTGAAAAAGAATAAGTAGGTAAGCTTTCCAACACTGATTTAATGAGAATGATTCTGCCAGCCATCGACAAACTAGTAGCACGCCAACGGGACAGTCTAGCGTCAAATATGTCAATAATGAAATTCCAATTGACTATCCTGTTCATATTTGCCCCAATCCATACTCCTAAATGCTTAAAGGGGAGCGTTCCAGCGGCACAGTTAACCACTTTGGCCATATTAGCCACCTCGTCACCCGTAACACCGATTCCATACATATTAGACTTTCCTAGGTGAATCTTGAGCCCTGAACACATATTAAAAATTCTGAGTACCCTGGCCACATTTTTGAGATTATCACGATTCCACTCACCAAGTATGACACAATCATCCGCATAGAGCAAATGAGAAATATGCAAATTGTCTTTCCCCACCTCGACCCCTTTAACAAGACCAGCTTCTACAGCTCTCTTGAACATCACCGAGAGGGCTTCCATAACCAAAATAAACAGAAAGGGAGCAAGTGGGTCACCCTGTCTCATCCCCTTGTGACATTGAAATTCAAAGGTTGGTGACCCATTTACCAAAATAGAGGACCTGGCTGACGACAAAATTCCAAACACCCAATGTGACCATCTCTTAGGGAACCCCATCCAACCCATAACTGAAATAAGAAACTTCCAGTTGACATTATCATAGGCCTTGGCAAAATCAATTTTCAAAGCAAATAACTTCCTGTCCTTTTTTTTTGGCCCACGAGAAGATTTCGTTAAGAATTAGAGGCCCATCTATAATGTTTTTGTCCCCCAAAAAGGCGGTTTGGTTATAAGAAATAACTGACCCCACGACCTTCTTTAGCCGATTGGCTAAAACTTTTGAGACCGCTTTGTTTATTatactaattaaattaatagGACGGTAATCATTCAAATCATTGGGATCTTTTAACTTAGGAATGAGTGTGATGAATGACGACCCACACCCCAAGCTGATCTTCCCAGATGCAAAAAACTCATTAAAAAGAGCCACAAATTCGAACTCCATAAGAAACCAGAAGCGTTTGACAAACCTGAAGTTGAAGCCGTCAGGCCCGGGGGCCTTATCGTCTCCACACTCAAAAATAGCTTTTTTGATTTCCTCTTTGGAGAACTGCCCGATGAGACTTTCAGCTTCTTCTCTTGTCAATCTTGAGCCGGCCTAATCCATCAGTTTTGGTCTGTCGACCCATTCTTCTCGAAATTTGTCAcggaaaaaaccaaaaatttgttttttgatCAGCTTTGGCTTATCTTCCCAAGCCCCATTAATAACGAGGTTCGGAATGGAATTAATAGACTTTCTCTTATTGATAAACCCATGAAAGAATCTTGAGTTTTCATCTCCGTCGATTGCCCATTTAATACGAGACTTTTGTTTAAGATCCTTGGCTTTTGAATCTTCCAATTCCAGAATTCTTCTATAACATTCAGAACGTATCCATCTTTCTTCGCCGTTTAAATCCTTCTCTTCCATAATAGCATCCATCTCTTCTAATTCTGCTTTACACATTgttctttcttcatcttctttattACGAAACTCGTCCCTCCAAACTTTAAGTTGTTCTCTTACATGTTTCAGTCTGAGCATGATTCTGGTATCAGCAGCACCAAAAACCACTGCTTCGTTCCAAGCCTTGGAGACCACCTCAACGTAATCGTTTCTATCCAACCAAGAGTTATAGACTCGAAAAGGTTTAGGACCGAAATCCACCTCTTTGAATGCCAAGAGTAATGGGCAGTGATCTGAGAATAGTCTAGGGAGCACTCTGAGACATGCCATAGGCCATTTATCAAAGAACTCGTTACCCACCAACACCCTATCGATTTTACTTAATTTCCTTATTCCGTTTTCTTCCTTAAAAAATGTGAACCTACCTCCTTTCATCTCATATTCATGTAAGTTCGCctcacaaataaaattattaaaagcaCGTGCACATACCGGATTAAATATAGAACCCAATCTATCTTCCGGAATCCTAACCGCATTAAAATCTCCCATGAATAACCATAAATCTCCGTCCGCATTTCTTAACTCCAATAATTTTTCCCATAAAGATTTTTTATCGCGCAATCTTTGGGGAGCATAGACATTAATCACATTCACCACATCTCCCCTACCCTTAAACTTCCCTTTAATTAGCAGAAAATTGGAATGCTTGAAACTACTTATTTTAGTGAACACGCCTGGGTCCCACACACAAGCAAGTCCACCAGACCTGCCAGTAGGTTCAACAATATCCCACTCCATATCCTGGCTACCCCAAAAACTCCTAAAATAAGCTTCAGACAACCCCGAGCATTGGGTTTCTTGAAACGAAATAAAAATTATCCCTTCTTTGTTTTTAATACCCTTAATCCACCCACATTTTCCATTTCCCCCAAATCGCctaatattaattgataaacAATTCATTTAAAAACCTCATTGTTACCTTCATTGATGATGACATCTTTGACAGCCTCAGGGAACTTGCTTAGATTGACTCTCACCACGTCTCCCATGCCCATGGTACCCTTCACTTCCTCATCCAGTTCTTCGTTTTGAGATGGTGCTTTTTCTGTGTCATTATCTTCCACATCCATAATAATATCctcatttgtatttttagtgGAGGTTTCCTTGGAATGGTCAGAGATAGGACAATAACTGAGGTCCACCTCGTTGACCAAGGGAGGAAAAGGCTGACCAATTAGATCAGGGACAAAAGAACTAGAGGCTGCTTCATTTAGGCCCAACGAGTCCTCAGGCCCGCAAAAGTCATTTTCTCTTTGTCTCTTTTTGGGCCTAGCGTTATATTCCCCAAGTTTGCTAGCCCAGTCAACTGAAAAGTCCCCTTTTTTACGATATTTATTAAATCTgccttttttacttaattttcgAGGAACTGGAGCAGTAAAGGGCTGCACCATCTGTGGGTCCACCCCGATATTATTCTGCATGGGAAATGAAAAAATATTCTCATGCTCCGAGCCACCATTCAACTTCCCATGCAAATCCACCTCTCCCTTTTCCAACCCATCATTCGAGTTCCAATGCAAATCGTTATCCTCTGCCTCTTCAACTACTTTTCTACTAGTGACTGGACGTTCATCAGCCAATTTGACCGGAGAATTCACCGGACGACCAATAACAATCTTCTTCTTCGAAAACGGACACCACTTTTCTTTCACTTGAGAGACCCATATTTTGAAAGATCTATCTTCCTTCTTTAAAGTCATGGAGGTATTAACAGGACTTCCATCATCCACTAATACACCAATCAAGAACCGATCCAGGTTAATAATGTTTTCACAGTTTTCCGGTGGTACCACTATTTTCCCGAATTGTTTCCCAATGTAAACAAGTACGTCGGAAACTGCTAAATGAAGAGGAACCCCGGTGATTGACAACCAAACAAATCTTTCAAACGGCATCACCTGTCCTTGCCAAGCTTCCACCTTGGAGAACCAATTTCTCCAAACACTTTCTTTATAGATGAAATCCGAAGCATTATGCTCATTGACAAAAGAGAGCAAAATGTTCAGGCCGCCCAGATATCTAAACTCGACATCGTTAAAGCCCGCCTCCTCCATCAGTGACTGAGCAGAACACAAACTTTTGAAATCATTACATCTTACTACATGGGACCTTAGATGATAATTGGATAAAGCCGTAACACCAGGATTAACAATGATgaccttttcctttttctccATACGAGCATCTCCACTAACAACGTCTCTGAAGGAAGGCCTTCCAACACCCCAATGTGAGTGAACACCAGGCTTGGCTCCAACATGAACAAAGCCACTAGGTCTGTTCGAATACAGATCTTTCCTCTTTTCCTCAACGATACCATTTTCCACAGCAAACTTAGCAATATTAATCTCAACCTTAAACTTTCCCACCCTCGCATGTTTCAGTCTTCTTGCGAGCTCTTCCTTGTTTCTCACATGTTTGAAAGTGACAAAACCGAATCTCTTATCGTTCTTATTTTTCTTCCTGGCGATATACACTCCCGCTATAGTACCGTATTCCCCCAGGCTAGTTCCTAAATCCCATGGTCGACACCCATCGGGGATGCAAGCCACGTAAAACTTAACCACAGATGCATCATGACCTTTTTCAGTATAGAAGGGATCTTTTTGTCTTCTCCTTGGTCTCACCTTTTCCCAGCCATTTTCTTTCTCTAGGGCTTCTCTCTCCAAGTTTTCTCTCTCTGctttctctctctcacacataTTTGATTACTAGTATCTAACACTCCCTTATCTTAGAAGGATGTAGTTGTCACTGTACCAAAAACTGGCATGGCAACACCGGATCAAAATTGGCATGTGATGATTGAATGAGTTTAATAGGCTTAAGAGGTCAAAAATcagtcaaaactcaaaagtgtCATCAAATATTGCAAAACCTCTTAGAATCGGTTATAATAAACCAAATAAGTGTACCGCCTACCGAGGTGCACATTTAGACCCgtttataaaaagttgtctATTTAGATATGTTGCAACTCGCCTATTGCCTCAAAGATTTTAACTCAAACTTTTCCATTTTAGAACTCCGTTAAAAgactttaattattaaaaaagtgtTCACAATCGACTATCTTCAATATGGTTGATTTATTAATTTGGTAGTTTTGGGTAGATTCAATTGTTGACTTCACTTATTAATCGCCTATGTCAATGTATTTATCAATGCCTTATTGCATATGCAAGTTAATGAAATTTGGCTATATACACTATCCAAAGCAAATTGACatttaaaagttgaaacatGGTTAACATGTGAAtatgtcaaaactcaaaagtgtCCTAAGGTAGGAAACTCGTAATGTGTATTGAAATGCATAAAACCCTTACAATCCCTTGTTTTATATCACTATGTTACTATTGTGATAATATGTTTGTTGTATATAGTAGAAACACCAttcaagaaaatataaatttattgatAATATATTCGAATTGCAATAGATAATATTACAAGAAAATTAACAACTAAATAAACAAAGCAAGAAACAAAATACAGAAAAAGGAAGGTAATAATGTGTCGGGGATTTTGTTAAACAGAGGACCCTTAAAATTGATTTCGGGTCACGCAAGTAAATCCGTCAATTTCCATGGTAAACAGACAAAAAAGTTTGTACTACCTGAATTTACCTTCAAAAACTGATTGAAGTGAAGTGAAGGAGAAAAAATGTTGTTGAGGTTCCAGATTGAAGTGTtggtggtgttgttgttgtgggAACCACTATTACCAGTAGTGGGATGCAAGGAATCACTTGTTCCACTGAGCCAGAAGCCAAGCTAAGTCGAGCAAAAAACAAAGTGGCTCACAGCGATGCGAGCTTGCTAAGTACGCCACTAAAACGCCACATTACGTCTCATCGCCTGTGGCCCCGGTCCCAGGCCCGGGCAAGTCTGGTGCTTCACACCCTCCTTGCTAACTTGGGTTGTGGCGCCTTGTAAGGAATTATTATTATTCCTCTAACACTATTCCTTATAAATACACTTAATGTTTATGCTACTAGGAATGTGGGACAAACCTACATTACTTCAATAGTAATTACTACACACTTTCtaactttatttaaaacatatctATTCAATTGTAATATTATGTTATTGTAATCATATGTTTCtaacatatgaaatacatattacataaaatttccaacatcATATGATAGTGAAGTGATTAAGTAAGAATGAAAACAACAATGAGAAGtaagaaccactaaaaaaccaTCTCTAAGGGCGGGGTAGAGCTTTTAGAGCTAAATGATGCAGTCAACCAACActatttcttggattactgccTCTCACATATGCTTTCAATGGCAACCACTTTAGATCGGATAAAAATAACGCCTGTATTATAGTAAACCCGTCTTATTCGGGCATTCGGGTACCTTTTTATAAACATGACTTCGATTTAATTTTGATTGCTTTTAagctgcaaatagttggatgCGGGGTTGGAAAGAAGCGATAGCTAAATAGAAGGACGGTCCACGTAATTCACACTACTCTCTTCTGTATACGATACGAATACGATTATTCCATGATTTCCAATagaccatttttttttaccaattataataataataataataattcgtCTAGGGTTTCATAAGCAACTACCCTAATTCGATTTGGGTAAGgggttttttcttttgatatttatttattaattcatcACCGTCATCGTGTTGTTATAGATGTTTAATGAAATTGTGATTCTATTTTTGTTTGAATTTGCAGAAGTACCGCAGCTTGAATCTTGATAATGTCGAAGGCCGCGCAGgtattttcatctttttctttctatcttcctttttgttgtttaattagAGTTTGGTGAGTTCAAGTATATGGGAGGAGGGAGCTTGGTATCTTGGTTGCTCATGCCAATAATGATGGAAAC
The Erigeron canadensis isolate Cc75 chromosome 2, C_canadensis_v1, whole genome shotgun sequence DNA segment above includes these coding regions:
- the LOC122588171 gene encoding uncharacterized protein LOC122588171, which gives rise to MGWMGFPKRWSHWVFGILSSARSSILVNGSPTFEFQCHKGMRQGDPLAPFLFILVMEALSVMFKRAVEAGLVKGVEVGKDNLHISHLLYADDCVILGEWNRDNLKNVARVLRIFNMCSGLKIHLGKSNMYGIGVTGDEVANMAKVVNCAAGTLPFKHLGVWIGANMNRIVNWNFIIDIFDARLSRWRATSLSMAGRIILIKSVLESLPTYSFSLYKAPQKVIECLEVRIRRFLWGSSSDGQKIHWVAWDRVASPVDMGGLGLSKLRDTNVALLSKWLWRFKNEPNSLWRRVIDSIHDTKRGWLHVKVNKYLPGTWNNIVKCFESVKVVGKGINCLLKGVVGNGHDISFWLDNWIGEEPLRHKYPLLFKLEKNKKAMVADKVVGGSGSNCIN
- the LOC122588172 gene encoding uncharacterized protein LOC122588172: MNCLSINIRRFGGNGKCGWIKGIKNKEGIIFISFQETQCSGLSEAYFRSFWGSQDMEWDIVEPTGRSGGLACVWDPGVFTKISSFKHSNFLLIKGKFKGRGDVVNVINVYAPQRLRDKKSLWEKLLELRNADGDLWLFMGDFNAVRIPEDRLGSIFNPVCARAFNNFICEANLHEYEMKGGRFTFFKEENGIRKLSKIDRVLVGNEFFDKWPMACLRVLPRLFSDHCPLLLAFKEVDFGPKPFRVYNSWLDRNDYVEVVSKAWNEAVVFGAADTRIMLRLKHVREQLKVWRDEFRNKEDEERTMCKAELEEMDAIMEEKDLNGEERWIRSECYRRILELEDSKAKDLKQKSRIKWAIDGDENSRFFHGFINKRKSINSIPNLVINGAWEDKPKLIKKQIFGFFRDKFREEWVDRPKLMD